The following are encoded in a window of bacterium SCSIO 12643 genomic DNA:
- a CDS encoding T9SS type A sorting domain-containing protein, with amino-acid sequence MKKLLTTVFAFITIVSFAQNGPGGVGTTDGTSSLVLWLRADDINQISGTNVSLWSDASGYGNDATVSSPNQPMYMDGVINGRPTINFASFNQQYLRVPHNPVFNSDFVSVFVIGRMNATSQSKGTFLIKTTNNNMNDGFGLIRMNSKEKIRFFSGNYAVNRDSEHIHYGIFDLMTGNFRSSTSNNKIVAMVNNAGSSTTVTGTGTPTSNDLYIGARPGNSGLKSYLDGDISEVVVMANDLPSVDRILIANYLAAKYGFAISNDKYSYHYSHPNGVMGIGKYKDITHKKSISGALELIERPASELVNGSFIMVGKDANGLDVVPNTGSLEFSKRFAATWRSHVNGPVSKVNLKFHVGGMGLPTGAGDYALLMDLDGDGDFSNATVIPANGFNNTKQTVNFKNVHMHTGAVFTLAMYKIITWDGLTYENGSGPGGAPNQLDGSKDLLVYGPGAIISNDANVNSVKVNASMDLTIDSTACFKIAGAIHNDGEIKIIESGSLIQEHEGADQNTGSGNYILKRTGLNSNHGYNNWSSPVKSQELFTAFPDVNPCDLLTFSGFIQNWIYDFPAGYSTTCAGNPVTFTTSNTLPDGDKIMNPGRGYFITGNTTNPQKTFSGQINNGDISILIYSTEIGDNINWEDDDWNLVGNPYPSAIDPVAFWMENAVNNQRITDAIYFWDDKATPGAAYDQYNDYSSWNLTGGIASDNSTKIIDDLHHIASAQGFMVWADSIGTDTGSVIVDTLKFNNSMRSCKNSRFFKTGQDKKELNWLLIETPSGQKSKTLVGTVPGATDQVDNGYDARRVWSNPNIEFSTMVKSDTQSYVIQGIEPLSIMQSKKYVPLKIASDEGGVHTISRAAFKTAGAPIKIYLHDKLLNQIHDFDNGNYQINLNAGTRYLNRFELIFEYDGLNNQSGSGKDNVTSVEDLNKFFEVIPSENGFIITSNDGISGTIQVYDIAGHLVYSEVLTTEVTSKTINLSNASGIYIVKVTTIDNESQTQKTLVN; translated from the coding sequence ATGAAGAAACTACTTACTACTGTTTTTGCATTTATTACGATTGTATCTTTTGCTCAAAATGGACCAGGTGGTGTGGGAACCACAGACGGAACTTCAAGTTTGGTTTTATGGTTAAGAGCTGATGATATCAATCAAATTTCCGGGACCAATGTTTCACTTTGGTCAGACGCATCAGGTTATGGAAATGATGCGACCGTATCTTCTCCTAATCAACCCATGTATATGGATGGAGTTATCAATGGTCGACCTACAATAAATTTTGCATCTTTCAATCAGCAATATTTAAGAGTTCCTCATAATCCCGTATTTAATTCAGATTTCGTATCTGTTTTTGTAATTGGTAGAATGAATGCTACCTCTCAGAGCAAAGGAACATTTTTAATCAAAACCACAAATAATAACATGAATGATGGTTTTGGTTTAATCCGTATGAATTCTAAAGAAAAAATCAGATTCTTTTCTGGAAATTATGCAGTAAATCGTGATTCTGAGCATATTCACTATGGAATTTTCGATTTGATGACTGGTAACTTTAGATCAAGTACAAGTAACAATAAGATTGTTGCCATGGTTAACAATGCCGGTAGTTCAACAACAGTTACAGGTACAGGAACTCCCACAAGTAATGATCTTTATATTGGTGCACGTCCGGGAAACTCTGGATTAAAGTCATATCTAGATGGTGATATTTCTGAGGTTGTGGTAATGGCTAATGACCTTCCATCTGTAGATAGAATTTTAATAGCTAACTATCTGGCTGCTAAATACGGTTTTGCCATCTCAAACGATAAATACAGTTACCACTACTCTCATCCAAATGGCGTAATGGGTATTGGTAAATACAAAGATATAACGCATAAAAAGTCTATTTCGGGAGCACTGGAACTTATTGAAAGACCAGCTTCTGAATTGGTTAACGGTAGCTTCATTATGGTAGGTAAAGATGCTAATGGTTTAGATGTCGTTCCTAATACAGGTTCTCTGGAATTTTCAAAAAGATTTGCAGCTACCTGGAGATCTCACGTTAACGGACCTGTTTCTAAAGTGAATTTAAAATTTCACGTTGGAGGTATGGGATTACCAACTGGTGCAGGAGATTATGCCTTGTTAATGGATTTAGATGGTGATGGTGATTTTTCTAATGCGACCGTAATTCCCGCGAATGGTTTTAATAACACTAAACAAACTGTAAACTTTAAAAACGTGCATATGCACACAGGTGCTGTATTTACACTAGCAATGTATAAAATCATTACCTGGGATGGTTTAACTTATGAAAATGGATCTGGACCTGGTGGAGCACCAAACCAATTAGATGGCTCAAAAGATTTATTAGTTTATGGTCCAGGTGCAATTATTTCAAATGATGCGAATGTAAATTCTGTTAAAGTAAATGCATCCATGGATTTAACCATTGATTCTACGGCATGTTTCAAAATTGCTGGGGCTATTCATAACGATGGAGAAATTAAAATCATTGAATCAGGATCATTGATTCAAGAACACGAAGGTGCTGATCAGAATACAGGTTCTGGTAATTACATTCTCAAAAGAACAGGATTAAATTCTAATCATGGTTATAATAACTGGAGTTCTCCGGTGAAATCGCAAGAACTATTTACCGCATTCCCAGATGTTAACCCATGTGATTTACTGACTTTCAGTGGATTCATTCAAAATTGGATTTATGACTTCCCTGCTGGTTACAGTACAACCTGTGCGGGTAACCCAGTGACATTTACAACGAGCAATACATTACCTGATGGTGACAAAATTATGAATCCTGGTAGAGGTTATTTTATTACAGGAAACACTACAAATCCACAAAAAACATTTAGTGGTCAAATAAACAATGGTGATATTTCTATTTTGATCTATTCAACTGAAATTGGTGACAATATCAATTGGGAAGATGATGATTGGAACTTAGTAGGAAACCCATATCCTTCTGCAATTGATCCAGTTGCTTTCTGGATGGAAAATGCGGTAAATAATCAAAGAATTACAGATGCTATTTATTTCTGGGATGATAAAGCAACTCCAGGTGCAGCGTATGATCAATACAATGACTATTCTTCCTGGAATCTAACAGGTGGAATTGCATCTGATAACTCAACTAAAATTATTGATGATCTTCATCACATTGCGTCAGCACAAGGTTTTATGGTATGGGCTGACTCTATTGGTACTGATACAGGAAGTGTTATTGTCGATACACTGAAATTTAACAACAGCATGAGATCTTGTAAAAACTCAAGATTCTTTAAAACTGGTCAGGATAAAAAAGAGTTAAACTGGTTATTGATTGAAACACCATCTGGTCAGAAAAGTAAAACTTTAGTAGGTACTGTACCTGGAGCAACCGATCAAGTTGATAATGGGTATGATGCCAGAAGAGTTTGGTCAAATCCAAATATCGAATTCAGTACCATGGTGAAGAGTGATACTCAAAGCTATGTGATTCAAGGAATAGAGCCATTAAGTATAATGCAATCTAAAAAATACGTACCTCTTAAAATAGCTAGTGATGAAGGTGGGGTTCACACTATTTCCAGAGCTGCGTTTAAGACTGCGGGAGCACCTATTAAGATTTATTTGCACGATAAATTATTAAATCAAATTCATGATTTTGATAATGGAAACTACCAAATAAATCTTAATGCTGGTACTAGATATTTGAATCGTTTTGAATTGATTTTTGAATATGACGGATTAAACAATCAGTCAGGAAGTGGAAAAGATAATGTGACTTCTGTAGAAGACTTAAACAAATTCTTTGAAGTTATTCCTTCTGAAAATGGGTTTATCATTACCTCTAACGATGGCATTTCTGGAACTATTCAAGTTTATGATATCGCAGGTCATTTGGTATACTCTGAAGTTTTAACTACAGAAGTAACCTCTAAAACGATCAATTTATCCAACGCTTCTGGTATTTATATCGTAAAGGTTACTACAATAGATAATGAGTCACAAACTCAAAAGACATTAGTCAACTAA
- a CDS encoding T9SS type A sorting domain-containing protein — MNKVFLILIFTILSISNGYSQFILWDASPGYHVIFAGSGPSGAPDNTDGTKDFLLTGAGCNIIADGTVNNMTLYTGSSLTITGSSTLTINGNAIINSGATINVNSGSTLIIASNINNIGSISVSAGGNLIQTHTGGASVSGTGFSVRVQGNGSSTQYNLWSSPVSSANLTSTFSSSNPCDMFVLEAGTQLWGWDLVGSHTCDGTSYDFTGQNISGADGVMDVARGYTVSGGGTATFSGTVNDGDISIGVSATGATNPDWAGSNWNLLGNPYPSSISASTFLTTNSGVLSGTVYFWDDDNSGGGGYNGSDDYATWNLAGGSGSPSSGGGSGVTPNGSIASGQGFFVQATSSGTVSFTNAMRGGSNNQFFKMDNQEVIQRYWIRSTSPENERNQILVAFTDQATDTVDWGYDSKKFVVSDRFIFGSLVGEDPDPFVIQSLPKSSLDIEKEIPLTLFSKTGGVSSIELLDTENIDSNVVVFIKDYQTGKLQNLSTGLFAVYLNPGQLYDSRFSIVFVNEAPPVGVEQIKNKELQVYHNDGILFLNSFNQVTFNQVSVISSNGTVVLNESIQDAQHSEINLSGLTSGFYIVKTSTSEGVKTSKFVIK; from the coding sequence ATGAATAAAGTATTCCTAATATTAATCTTTACAATTTTATCCATATCTAATGGATATTCACAATTTATTTTGTGGGATGCATCGCCAGGATACCATGTGATTTTTGCAGGCTCTGGTCCTAGTGGAGCTCCTGATAATACTGATGGTACAAAAGATTTCTTACTTACAGGTGCAGGGTGTAACATTATAGCTGATGGAACCGTAAATAACATGACCTTGTATACCGGAAGTTCATTAACTATTACCGGGTCCAGTACATTAACCATTAATGGAAATGCGATTATCAATTCAGGTGCTACTATCAATGTAAATTCCGGTTCAACTTTGATCATCGCATCCAATATCAATAATATTGGATCCATTTCTGTTAGTGCCGGAGGGAATTTAATTCAAACACATACTGGTGGAGCTAGCGTATCAGGAACAGGGTTTTCGGTTAGAGTTCAAGGAAATGGTTCAAGTACTCAATATAATCTCTGGTCTTCTCCTGTTTCTTCTGCTAATCTAACATCCACATTTAGTTCCTCTAATCCTTGTGATATGTTCGTCTTAGAAGCAGGAACCCAGTTATGGGGTTGGGATTTGGTTGGATCTCATACATGTGACGGAACGAGCTATGATTTTACAGGTCAAAATATTAGTGGCGCTGATGGTGTTATGGATGTGGCTAGAGGGTATACGGTATCTGGAGGTGGTACAGCAACCTTTTCAGGAACTGTTAATGATGGTGATATATCAATAGGAGTTTCTGCCACTGGTGCAACAAATCCTGATTGGGCAGGTTCAAATTGGAATTTATTAGGAAACCCATACCCTAGTTCTATCAGCGCAAGTACATTTTTAACTACAAATAGTGGTGTTCTTTCAGGGACAGTTTATTTCTGGGATGATGATAATTCCGGAGGTGGAGGATATAATGGATCTGATGATTATGCTACATGGAATTTAGCTGGTGGATCAGGTAGTCCTTCCTCCGGAGGCGGTTCCGGGGTTACTCCTAACGGGTCAATTGCTTCTGGACAAGGTTTCTTCGTACAAGCTACCTCATCTGGAACAGTGAGTTTTACGAATGCCATGCGCGGTGGGAGTAATAATCAGTTCTTTAAGATGGATAATCAAGAAGTTATTCAAAGATATTGGATTCGATCTACATCTCCTGAAAATGAAAGAAATCAAATTCTTGTAGCGTTTACGGATCAAGCAACAGATACTGTTGATTGGGGGTATGATTCTAAAAAATTCGTGGTCAGCGATAGATTTATTTTCGGGTCTTTAGTTGGAGAAGACCCGGACCCATTTGTTATTCAATCATTGCCAAAATCATCTTTAGATATTGAAAAAGAAATCCCGTTAACGCTATTTTCTAAAACAGGTGGAGTATCATCAATAGAATTATTAGACACCGAGAATATAGATTCTAACGTGGTGGTATTCATCAAAGATTATCAAACTGGTAAACTTCAAAATCTAAGTACAGGGTTATTTGCAGTATACTTAAACCCAGGTCAGCTATATGACTCACGTTTTTCTATCGTATTTGTTAATGAAGCACCTCCGGTGGGTGTTGAACAAATTAAAAATAAGGAGTTACAGGTTTATCATAACGATGGAATATTATTCTTAAATAGTTTTAATCAGGTTACCTTTAATCAAGTAAGTGTAATTAGCTCAAATGGTACTGTGGTTCTAAATGAGTCTATTCAAGATGCGCAACACTCAGAAATTAATTTATCTGGTTTAACCTCTGGTTTTTACATTGTAAAAACCAGCACTTCTGAAGGAGTTAAAACTTCTAAATTCGTTATAAAATAA
- the cysS gene encoding cysteine--tRNA ligase: METKLKVYNSLSGKKEIFEPISAPHVGMYVCGPTVYSEVHLGNCRTFISFDMIFRYLTFLGYKVRYVRNITDAGHLENDADEGEDKISKRARLTQLEPMEIVQKYTLNFHEVLNLFNNLPPSIEPTATGHIVEQISMTEQILNDGLAYESNGSVYFDVEAYNKKFNNSYGELSGRKIDELISNTRALDGQEEKRNPSDFALWKKASPMHIMRWKSPWSNGFPGWHLECSVMSSKYLGDQFDIHGGGMDLKFPHHECEIAQTKAVNGKDPVKYWLHTNMLTLNGQRMSKSTGNTLLPFELFTGDNDKLSKGFSPMVVRFFMLQAHYRSSLDFSSDALEAAEKGFNRLMKAESLLDTIKPSEQTNGLDLDAWVSKLKNAMDDDFNTPILIANLFDGVKFISALSNDQAEISESDLNTLTQIFRGYVFDVLGLKQEQKASGVESSNNELVDELMRIIMDSRQRARQSRDFESADRIRDLLGKVNITIKDSKDSASWEFTE, translated from the coding sequence ATGGAAACGAAACTAAAAGTTTACAATTCGTTAAGTGGAAAAAAAGAAATATTTGAACCCATAAGTGCTCCTCATGTAGGAATGTACGTATGTGGGCCAACCGTTTATAGTGAAGTACATTTAGGGAATTGTCGCACTTTTATTTCATTCGATATGATCTTTAGGTATCTTACTTTTTTAGGATATAAAGTAAGATATGTTCGAAATATTACGGATGCAGGTCATTTGGAAAATGATGCAGACGAAGGAGAAGATAAAATATCTAAAAGAGCGCGCCTGACGCAATTGGAACCAATGGAGATCGTTCAGAAATATACTTTGAATTTCCATGAGGTTTTGAATTTGTTTAATAATCTTCCTCCAAGTATAGAACCAACTGCGACAGGCCATATTGTGGAGCAAATCTCTATGACGGAACAAATCTTAAATGATGGTTTAGCTTACGAAAGCAATGGTTCTGTTTATTTTGATGTTGAGGCTTACAACAAAAAGTTTAATAATTCTTATGGAGAATTGTCAGGTCGAAAAATTGATGAGTTAATTAGCAATACGCGTGCATTAGATGGTCAGGAAGAAAAAAGAAATCCTTCTGATTTTGCTTTATGGAAAAAAGCTTCGCCTATGCATATTATGAGGTGGAAATCTCCATGGAGCAATGGGTTTCCAGGATGGCATTTAGAGTGTTCAGTGATGAGCTCAAAATATTTAGGTGATCAATTTGACATTCACGGTGGTGGGATGGATTTAAAATTTCCACATCACGAATGTGAGATTGCACAGACTAAAGCTGTAAATGGTAAAGATCCGGTAAAGTATTGGTTACATACGAATATGCTAACGTTGAATGGTCAGCGTATGAGTAAGTCTACCGGAAATACATTATTACCGTTTGAGCTGTTTACCGGTGATAATGATAAGTTAAGTAAAGGCTTTTCTCCTATGGTGGTTCGCTTTTTTATGTTGCAGGCACATTATAGAAGTTCCTTAGATTTTTCTAGCGATGCATTAGAGGCTGCTGAGAAGGGTTTTAATAGATTGATGAAGGCTGAGTCTTTATTGGATACTATTAAGCCATCAGAGCAAACAAATGGGCTTGATTTGGATGCTTGGGTATCTAAGTTGAAGAATGCAATGGATGATGATTTTAATACTCCGATTTTGATCGCCAATTTATTTGATGGGGTAAAGTTTATTTCAGCGTTGAGCAATGATCAGGCTGAGATTTCAGAAAGTGATCTGAATACTTTGACTCAAATATTTAGAGGATATGTATTTGATGTATTAGGCCTAAAGCAAGAACAAAAGGCCTCAGGTGTTGAAAGCTCAAATAATGAATTAGTAGATGAACTCATGAGAATCATCATGGATTCCAGACAAAGAGCGAGACAAAGTAGAGATTTCGAATCGGCCGATAGAATACGTGATTTGTTAGGTAAAGTCAATATAACAATCAAAGATTCTAAAGATTCAGCCAGTTGGGAATTTACGGAATAA